One stretch of Pedobacter riviphilus DNA includes these proteins:
- a CDS encoding hybrid sensor histidine kinase/response regulator, whose product MILIVDDRPENLISLQKVLQAHNFEVDTASSGEEALKKVLKNNYVLIILDVQMPDMDGFEVAETISGFSKAKDTAIIFLSAVNTELKFITKGYLSGGLDYITKPVDINVLLLKIKTFYRIYEQNRKLNEVQEKLLEEIEFRKQAEHKKDEFISIASHELKTPLTSVKGYIQLLQRSLNRDDKAMAQNHLEKASIQLEKLNELIVDLLDISKIESGKMKFNMKSFYADNMVNNAIEMLQQSNPDFKISKLGKTDDMIFGDEMRLEQVVINFITNAIKYAPGTNQVNVTTHIKDEKLYLAVKDFGIGISKEQQHKIFDKFYRVEENSNRFNGLGIGLYICSEIINRHGGTIGVNSVPDEGSEFYFIIPTTEEEILKNQI is encoded by the coding sequence ATGATCCTTATAGTTGATGACAGGCCAGAAAACCTGATCTCGTTACAGAAAGTACTCCAAGCACACAATTTTGAGGTTGATACCGCATCATCTGGAGAAGAAGCGCTGAAAAAAGTTTTAAAAAATAACTACGTCCTGATTATTCTCGATGTACAAATGCCAGATATGGATGGCTTTGAGGTAGCCGAAACCATTTCGGGTTTTAGTAAGGCAAAAGATACTGCCATTATATTTCTTTCTGCTGTAAATACCGAGTTAAAATTTATTACAAAAGGATACCTTAGCGGTGGATTGGATTATATCACCAAGCCCGTTGATATTAATGTGCTGCTTCTAAAAATAAAAACATTTTATCGCATTTATGAGCAGAATAGAAAGCTTAACGAGGTGCAGGAAAAATTGCTCGAAGAAATCGAATTCAGGAAACAGGCCGAGCATAAAAAAGACGAATTTATCAGTATTGCCAGCCATGAGCTTAAAACACCCTTAACAAGTGTAAAAGGGTATATTCAGCTGTTGCAGCGCAGCCTTAATAGAGATGATAAAGCAATGGCTCAGAACCACCTCGAAAAAGCCAGCATCCAACTCGAAAAACTAAACGAGTTAATTGTCGATTTGCTCGATATCTCGAAAATCGAAAGCGGAAAGATGAAGTTTAACATGAAAAGCTTTTATGCTGATAATATGGTAAACAATGCGATCGAGATGTTACAGCAATCTAATCCCGATTTTAAAATCAGTAAGCTAGGTAAAACAGACGACATGATATTTGGTGATGAAATGCGTTTAGAACAAGTCGTCATCAATTTTATCACCAACGCCATTAAATATGCCCCAGGTACCAACCAGGTTAATGTAACCACGCATATTAAAGATGAAAAACTTTATCTGGCTGTGAAAGATTTTGGTATAGGTATTTCAAAAGAGCAGCAGCACAAAATTTTCGATAAATTTTATCGGGTAGAAGAAAACAGTAATCGGTTTAATGGCCTGGGCATTGGCTTATATATCTGTTCAGAAATCATTAACCGCCACGGAGGCACAATAGGCGTAAACAGTGTGCCAGATGAGGGGTCTGAATTTTATTTTATTATTCCTACAACAGAAGAAGAAATCCTTAAAAATCAAATCTAA
- the gltX gene encoding glutamate--tRNA ligase, with protein MDKKVRVRFAPSPTGGLHLGGVRTALFNYLFAKRNNGTFVLRVEDTDQNRFVEGAEQYIVNCLDWCGITPDESPNNPGAYGPYRQSERKASYRKFAEQLISDGYAYYAFDTPEELDAKRKEIPNFQYGQATRMQMRNSLTLTVSEVEELLATQTPHVIRIKVPADEIVHFNDLIRGDVSFETSLVDDKVLLKADGMPTYHLAVVVDDKAMEISHAFRGEEWLPSAPVHILLWKYLGWEAEMPAWAHLPLILKPDGHGKLSKRDGDRLGFPVYAMNWTDPKTGDITKGFKEMGFMPEAFINMLALLGWNDGTDQELFSLKELEEKFSIERISKAGAKFDFEKAKWYNHEWIKHSSFDRLHLAVKAELEKAGIEVKDQVFLGTIIDLIKDRCTLLPDFVAQSSYFFNSPAEYDINSVKPKWTAEKADFFNAFADSLTLTDAGTAEAAFKALAEEKGFKPGELMLPFRIMLVGGKFGPGVFDIAVLLGIAETKARIAKAIAVFNN; from the coding sequence ATGGATAAAAAAGTTAGAGTAAGATTTGCCCCAAGCCCAACCGGAGGTTTGCATTTAGGTGGTGTGCGCACTGCCTTGTTCAATTATTTGTTTGCGAAAAGAAATAATGGAACTTTTGTACTTCGCGTAGAAGATACCGATCAAAACCGCTTTGTAGAAGGCGCAGAACAATATATTGTGAACTGTTTAGATTGGTGCGGTATTACGCCGGATGAAAGCCCTAATAACCCGGGTGCTTATGGTCCGTATCGTCAAAGCGAACGCAAAGCAAGTTATCGTAAATTTGCCGAACAGTTAATTAGTGATGGTTATGCTTATTACGCTTTCGATACACCAGAAGAATTGGATGCCAAGCGTAAAGAAATTCCAAATTTTCAATACGGGCAAGCTACACGGATGCAGATGCGCAACTCTTTAACCCTTACCGTTAGTGAGGTTGAAGAGTTATTGGCGACCCAAACACCACATGTTATCCGCATTAAAGTACCAGCCGATGAAATTGTGCATTTTAACGATTTAATCCGCGGCGATGTAAGTTTCGAAACCTCGTTGGTTGATGATAAAGTATTATTAAAGGCTGATGGAATGCCAACCTACCATTTAGCCGTTGTGGTTGACGATAAGGCAATGGAAATTAGTCATGCTTTTAGGGGAGAAGAGTGGTTGCCTTCTGCGCCTGTTCATATTTTACTTTGGAAGTATTTAGGCTGGGAAGCGGAGATGCCTGCATGGGCACACTTACCTTTAATCTTAAAGCCAGATGGACATGGAAAATTAAGTAAACGTGATGGCGACCGATTAGGTTTCCCGGTTTATGCCATGAACTGGACCGATCCTAAAACCGGAGATATAACCAAGGGTTTTAAAGAAATGGGTTTTATGCCCGAAGCTTTTATCAATATGCTGGCCCTTTTAGGCTGGAATGATGGTACTGACCAGGAGTTATTCTCGTTAAAAGAACTGGAAGAAAAATTCTCGATAGAAAGAATTAGTAAGGCCGGGGCTAAATTCGATTTTGAAAAGGCAAAATGGTATAATCACGAATGGATTAAACACTCTTCATTTGACCGTTTACATTTGGCAGTTAAAGCCGAGCTCGAAAAAGCAGGAATTGAAGTTAAGGATCAAGTGTTTCTAGGTACAATTATCGATTTAATTAAAGATCGCTGTACATTATTGCCTGATTTTGTGGCACAGAGCAGTTACTTTTTTAATTCACCGGCAGAGTATGATATAAACTCGGTAAAACCAAAATGGACAGCAGAAAAAGCTGATTTCTTTAATGCTTTTGCTGATAGTTTAACATTAACTGATGCGGGTACTGCTGAAGCAGCTTTTAAAGCTTTGGCCGAAGAAAAAGGCTTTAAACCAGGCGAATTGATGTTGCCATTTCGCATTATGCTGGTAGGCGGTAAATTTGGTCCGGGTGTTTTCGATATTGCTGTATTGTTGGGCATAGCAGAAACTAAAGCAAGGATAGCAAAAGCAATTGCTGTTTTTAATAACTAG
- a CDS encoding sensor histidine kinase, whose protein sequence is MNPYQKKRRWKFFLLIFAILIGIASVFYTDSFVKKMEREEADQFHLWVKIQERAMFLYDNDDYRDIVETVRKNTKTPVIMTDSAGMITSFNGLDSTKTNYPISDAKLTYDSLYFVRQLRQMKAQHPPDEMKFLGKKFKAYYRDSFILTQLRYFPYIQMGVIFLFLLTAYAAFSSARRDEQDHVWVGLAKETAHQLGTPISSLMAWTELMKSKFDAEDDPLIAEMENDIKRLEIITDRFSKIGSKPILEDHTVYIVISDFIRYFKVRTSDKVKFNITGDEQVRAMLNVPLFDWVIENLLKNAANAIENEGSISINIIENLAKEQVFIDVSDTGKGIPRSKFDAVFQPGYTTRKRGWGLGLSLTKRIVENYHSGEIFVKDSELGKGTTFRIILKSSLKYEPTTA, encoded by the coding sequence ATGAACCCCTATCAAAAGAAACGCCGCTGGAAGTTTTTCCTTCTCATTTTTGCCATCTTAATTGGCATTGCTTCAGTATTTTACACCGATTCTTTTGTAAAAAAAATGGAGCGCGAAGAGGCCGACCAGTTTCACCTTTGGGTAAAAATCCAGGAACGAGCCATGTTTCTTTATGACAATGACGATTATCGTGATATAGTAGAAACCGTAAGAAAAAACACAAAAACTCCTGTAATCATGACAGATTCGGCCGGAATGATTACCTCTTTTAACGGCCTCGACAGTACAAAAACCAATTACCCCATTTCTGATGCCAAATTAACTTACGATAGTCTTTATTTTGTGCGTCAGTTAAGGCAGATGAAAGCACAGCATCCGCCAGATGAAATGAAGTTTTTGGGCAAAAAATTTAAAGCTTACTATCGCGACTCTTTCATTTTAACGCAGCTGAGGTATTTTCCTTATATCCAAATGGGTGTTATTTTCCTTTTCCTGTTAACGGCCTATGCTGCATTTAGTTCGGCCCGACGGGATGAGCAGGATCACGTTTGGGTGGGTTTAGCTAAAGAAACAGCACACCAGCTGGGAACACCAATATCATCGCTCATGGCCTGGACGGAGTTAATGAAATCTAAGTTCGATGCAGAAGATGATCCGCTGATTGCTGAGATGGAGAACGATATTAAACGCCTGGAAATTATTACCGACCGTTTCTCGAAGATCGGTTCTAAACCTATACTCGAAGATCATACGGTTTACATTGTAATCAGCGATTTTATCCGCTATTTTAAAGTGCGAACATCAGACAAGGTTAAATTTAACATTACCGGCGATGAGCAGGTAAGGGCGATGTTAAACGTTCCATTGTTTGATTGGGTGATTGAAAACCTTTTAAAAAATGCGGCAAACGCGATTGAAAACGAAGGCTCTATTTCCATCAATATCATAGAAAATTTAGCCAAAGAGCAGGTTTTTATTGATGTTAGCGATACTGGAAAGGGCATTCCAAGATCTAAGTTCGACGCGGTTTTTCAACCTGGCTACACCACCCGTAAACGCGGCTGGGGCTTGGGTTTATCGCTTACCAAACGGATTGTAGAAAATTACCACAGTGGAGAAATTTTTGTAAAAGACTCTGAACTCGGTAAAGGCACAACTTTTAGAATAATATTAAAAAGCAGTTTAAAATATGAACCGACCACAGCCTAA